TTTACAATGCTTTATATAATTGCCTTCATTGTCCACCCCCTGTAGCCAGACAATCTCATCCGACTAACGGCACGTCACGTGTGTCAGATCGCCGTTGGCCTCAATGCGGCCGCTGGCTGTGATGATCTCGTCGCTGGTCTCCTCTTGGAACATCATCATCCTTTTTGTGCGGCTTCCACGGGCGCCTTGCGCAGCAATCCCTGCAGGACGGACAGGATCGAAACCAGCGCGACTAGCCCCGCCCCGCCTGCGAGCATCGTACAGATGCCCGCAGGCATCTTTTCCAGCCCGCACAGTTCGTACTTGGCATAGATCGTTTGCGTCTTGCCAGCCAGCGCAGGCGCGCCGGAATCGATGCGGATCGTGGCCGTGTACTCGCCCTTGCTGAACGGGGCAAATGCCGCGAGGATGATTTCGCCATCATGATAGCGACTTCGATCGGCTGTAATCTCGCCCCCCTTGATTCCATTGCCCTGCGAATCCTTGATAACCACGCTGCCGGACAACCCCTTCAAGAGTTGCTCGGTATTCTGCTTGGCTGCCTCAGGCAGATCGCACTTGAGGCACAACACCTCACCGTGCGAACTGCTGCATGTCTGTCGAAACGGCACGGTGATCTCGCCAGGCTTGGAAAGATCAAAGCCCGTCTCCATCGGCCGCGCGTCGAGCCATTGATGGAATTCCGCGCTCATCTGCCTTGCCTGGCTCCCCAAATAGATCGCAAAGCCCAGGCCGACGCCCGCAAGAACAAGCCCGACGATTCTACCGGTTGCGATCTTTCGTGCCATGGTCGGGCTCGCCTACGGGCGCGGCCGTGACGTTGAACTCCACCTTTGTCGTATCCGTTTGCGCCAGCGTGCCGGGGTCGACGATCAGCATGACCAACTGGCCTTTCTTCAGCTCGATTCTTTCGCTGCGGAAGTCGGCCGAGGCTGGGCCAGCCTTGTCGCCGATGGCGACGGGTTGGACCACGACCTGCTTACTCCTGCGGACGCTCTTGCCGTCGCCGGCCTGGACGACCTCGACCGAAACCTGGACGCCCGTAGCTGCGGCCTGCTCGGTGTTGACTTCGAGGTCGGCGGCCTTGCCCGAGACGATATAGGTCCCATCGGCGGGCACCTTGTACGTCACGGCCAGGGCGCCTCCGACGCCTTTCTCGGCGTAGGGAACGACCAGAACCTGTTTGTCCTTGGTATCGCCCCAGACGCCTTCGCGCTTGCCGTCCCAGTCCGAGTGGTAGATCCACCCCTCGCTGTCCTGCGGGTTGGGCAGCGTGCTGCCAAGCGGGCCCCAGACCTTCCGCTTGATGCCGTTCTTGCGGACCTCCTCTGTCTGCAACTCCGTCGCCAGGTCCAGACGCATGAACATCGACCGGTCGTGCATGAGCTGAAACCAGAACTGCCACGTGTCGTCGCCGGTGTTGCCCTTGCCGTCGGGCCCGTCCCCGGCCGTGTTGCGGACTGCCGCCACCGTCAGCCTGCCGGCCTCATCGGGGGTCGCACCCGTCGCCGCTATCACCGCCGCCGTCGCCAGAAGAACAATCGCCATCACGCGCATGATCAGCACTCCTCAAAATAAGGTAGACCTGACACTATTAACCCGCTCAGAAGGCGATCATTGCAGGGATTTTTGGAAATTGGAACAATGTATTGCCAGCCCCTTTAGCGGCGGGGCTTGCCCCGCGCGTTTTGCATCACGGTCTGCCTTATGCGCATGCCTGCGATCAGGGAAGAAACCGCGCGGAGCAAGCTCCGCCGCTAACGCTTTGGGCAACGTTGCAGTACCCGCCGCAGCGCGGGGCTCCGGGTCCCTGTCAAAACCTGCGGGCGGGGGTGTCAAATCGTGCTTTGGTGGCAGGAAAATGCTTCCTTCGGTCGCTGGGGTTAGGAAGGAAGTCTTTCATTCTAAGAAGGTTACGTTTGGAGGCACGCGCGTTGCTTGCTTTACCTTTGGCGGCGGTGCGCTTTGGTATCGTCGCTGGTTGTATTGGCATCGTTGGCAGCAATCGCTAGATCAGGCTACTGACAAAGGAGCAAGTACATGGCAGCTAAGAAGTTAATGCTCGACACCGACGCGCGGCAGGCCCTTTTGGCCGGCGTGGAAAAGCTGGCCCGGGCGGTCAAGAGCACCCTCGGTCCCCGCGGACGCAACGCCATCCTCGACAAGGGTTGGGGCGCCCCCACCGTCACCAAAGACGGCGTCAGCGTCGCTGAGGAAATCCAACTCTCCGACAAAAACGAAAACATGGGCGCGCAGCTCGTAAAAGAAGCCGCCAGCAAGACTTCAGACGCCGCCGGCGATGGTACCACCACCGCCACCGTGCTGACCGAGGCGCTCTTCGCCGAAGGGCTGCGCAACCTGATGGCCGGCGCCGACGCGATGGCTCTGGCCCGCGGCATCCGCACCGCGACGGCGGCTGTGCTCGATGAACTGGCCTCTATGGCCAAGCCGGTCGATCCCAAGTCCGACGCCGACATCCGCAACGTGGCCGCCATCAGCGCCAATAACGACCCGACGATCGGGGCGATGCTGGCCGAGGCCCTGAACAAGGTCGGGCGCGACGGCGTGATCACGGTCGAAGAAGGCAAGAGCATCGAGACGACCGTCGACGTCGTCGAAGGCATGCAGTTCGACCGCGGGTATCTCTCCCCCCACTTCGCCACCGACCCCGAGGCGATGACGGCAGTGCTGGAGAAGTGCCTGGTCCTGATTCATGAAGACAAGATCTCCAACGTCACCAAGCTGGTGCCGCTGCTGGAGAAGGTGGCCAAGGCCAAGAAACCGATGCTGATCATCGCCGAAGACGTCGAGGGCGAGGCCCTGGCGACGCTGGTGGTCAACAAGCTGCGCGGGATCGTCAACGTCTGCGCCGTCAAGGCCCCGGGCTACGGCGACCGCCGCAAGGCCATGCTCGACGACATCGCCATCCTCACCGGCGCCAAGGTCATCTCCAAGGACCTGGGCATGGACCTGGAAAAGGTTCAGCTCGCTGAGCTGGGCCAGGCCAAGAAGGTCACCGTCGACAACGACAACACGACCATCATCGAAGGCGCCGGCAGCACCGAGGCCATTCAGGGCCGCATCAAGCAGATTCGCGCCGAGATCGAGACGACCACCAGCGATTACGACCGCGAGAAGCTCCAGGAACGCCTGGCCAAGCTCGCCGGCGGCGTGGCGCAGATCAACGTCGGCGCCGCGACCGAGAGCGAGATGAAGGAAAAGAAGGCCCGCATCGAAGACGCCCTGCACGCCACGCGTGCGGCGATCGAAGAAGGCCTCCTGCCCGGCGGCGGCGTGGCGCTGCTGCGGGCCCGCAAGGTGCTGGACAAACTCAACGCCAAGGGCGACGAAGCCACCGGCGTGGCGATCGTCCGCCGCGCACTGGCCGAACCGCTGCGGCAGATCGTCATCAACGCCGGCGAAGTCGCCGCGATGGTCGTCAAGAAAGTCGAAGCCGGCGAAGGCAACTTCGGTTTCAACGCCGACACGATGAAGTACGAAGACCTGTTCAAGGCCGGAGTCGTCGACCCGGCCAAGGTCACCCGCAGCGCGCTGCAGAACGCCTCGTCGGTGGCCACCATGCTGCTGACGACCAACTGCTGCATCAGCGAGATTCCCAAGGACGAAGAGCCCGCAGGCCCGGGCGGCCACGGTCACCCCGGAATGGGCGGCATGGGCGGTATGGGCGGCGGCATGGGCGGCATGGGAATGGGCGGGATGGGCGGCATGGGCGGCATGGGCGGGATGATGTAAGGTTGAGGCAGTAATCAGGGAAAAGTAATCAGTAATCAGGGTGCCACGCACAACTCCGCTGCGTGCCTCTGGCAAAAGAGAAAACAAAAGACTGGAGAAACAGCCATGGCAGTGAAACCTCTTGATGATCGGATCCTGGTCAAGCAGTCGCAAGCTGAAGAAAAGACCGCCGGCGGAATCGTTCTGCCCGATGCGGCCAAGGAAAAGCCCCAGCGCGGCACGGTGGTGGCCACCGGTCCGGGACGCATGCTCGACAACGGCAAGCGCGGAACGATGGGCGTCAAGAAGGGCGACGAAGTGTACTACGGCAAGTACGCCGGAACCGAGGTCAAGGTCGACGGCGTGGAATACGTCATCCTCAAGGAAGCCGACGTCCTGGCCGTCATCGAAAAATAAGCCCCCTGCCTGCCGGCAGGCAGGTCGGAAACTAACAGGAGCAAACAATGGCCGCTAAGCAGATGCTGTACGATAGCGACGCCCGATTGGCGATCTTGGCCGGCGTGTCCAAGCTGGCCGCGGCCGTCAAGGTGACGCTGGGCCCCACCGGACGAAACGTCCTGCTGCAGAAGTCCTACGGGTCCCCCAAGGTCACCAAAGACGGCGTGACCGTCTCGAAAGAAATCGACCTGCCCAATCCCTTTGAGAACATGGGCGCCAAGATGGCCAACCAGGTCGCGTCGAAAACTTCCGACGTCGCCGGCGACGGCACGACCACCGCGGTGGTTCTGGCCGAGGCGATCATGGCCCAGGGTCTCAAGAACGTCACGGCCGGGGCCAACCCGATGGCCGTGAAGCGCGGGCTGGACCTTGCGGTAGCGGCGGCGGTCGACGCCATCGCCAAGCAGGCCAAACCCGTTGCCGGCACCGAAGACCTGCGCAAGGTCGCGACGGTCTCAGCCAACTGGAGCACCGAGATCGGCAACCTGATCGCCGAAGCGTTTGCAGCCGTAGGCAAAGACGGCGTGATCACGGTGGAAGAAGGCAAAGGCCTGGCCAGCGAGCTCAAGGTCGTCGAGGGCATGCAGTTCGACAAGGGCTACATTTCGCCCTACTTCGTGACCAACCCGACGACGATGGAATGCATTCTCGAGGACGCGTACATCCTGATCCACGAGAAGAAGATCTCCTCGCTGCCGGACCTGGTTCCGCTGCTGGAGAAGATCGCCCGCTCCGGTCAGCCGCTGCTGCTGATCGCCGAAGACATCGAGGGCGAGGCCCTGGCGGCGCTGGTGGTCAACCGCCTGCGCGGCGTCCTGAAAGTCTGTGCGGTCAAGGCCCCGGCGTTCGGCGACCGCCGCAAGGCGATCCTGGGCGACCTGGCCGTCGTCACCAACGGATCGCTCATCAGCGAAGACCTCGGCGTCAAGCTCGAGTCGATCGAGCTCGAGCAGCTCGGCCAGGCCAAGCGCATCGTGATCGACAAGGACAACACCACGATCATCGAGGGCGCCGGCACGAAGAAGGACATCAACGCCCGGATCGCGACGATCCGAGCCCAGATCGAGAAGACCACCAGCGATTACGATCGCGAGAAGCTCACCGAACGCCTGGCCAAGCTCACCGGCGGCGTGGCGGTGGTGTACGCGGGCGCCGCCACCGAGACCGAGATGAAGGAACGCAAGGACCTCATCGACGACGCGGTGCATGCGACGCGCGCGGCCAGCCAGGAAGGCGTCGTCCCCGGCGGCGGCGTGGTGTTCCTGCACTGCATTCCGGCCGTCGAAGCGGTTCGCGCCAAGGCCCGCGGCGACGAGAAGATCGGCGTCGAGATCGTCCTGCAGGCCCTGCGGGCGCCGACCTGCCAGATCGTCAACAACACCGGCGAAGACGGCGACGTGGTGGTGGCCGAGATCCTCGAAAAGTCCGACAACATCGGCTACAACGCCGGAACGGGCGAGTACGTCGATATGGTCAAGGCCGGAATCATCGACCCGGCGAAGGTCTCTCGCACAGCCCTGCAGAACGCCGCCTCAGTGGCGGGCCTGCTGCTGACGACCGACCTGATGGTGACCGAGTACGACGAGAAGTCCGAAGAAACCATCGCCGGCGCGGTCAGGTAGTTTCTGAGATTTGAGATTTGAGATTTGAGATTTGAGATCTCAGATCTCAGGTTGCGGATTAGCATCCAAGGCCGCATCGGAACGTAATATCACAAGGCGCCTCGCCGGTTCGGCTGAGGCGCCTTTGTGGTTTACTGCCCGAGGCTGTATAATCCGCGATCCCGAACTTGACTGGGTGACTTGACGGGGTGCCGTGGCGCGCAGGGCCGCAGGCCCGGAGAGCCACGATCCCTGAACGTTAGTCGCGGAGTCGTGGCTGTCGGGCTTCGCCCTCCCGCCACGGCACCCGAGCAGTAATCAGAAATCCGAACCCGAAACCGAAAGATGGAAAAGCGCGATTATTACGAAGTCCTGGGCGTTCCGGCCAATGCTTCCGCCGAGGACGTCAAGCGCGCCTACCGCAAAGGCGCCCTGAAGTATCACCCCGACAACTTCAAGGGCGAGAAGGTCGAAGGCGAAACGCGTTTCAAGGAATTGGCCGAAGCCTACGAAGTGCTCTCGGACCCGATGAAGCGCCAGCGTTACGACCGCTACGGCCACGAGGGTCTGCGCGGCGCGGGCATGCATGACTTCTCGACGATGGGCTTCGGCGACATCTTCTCGATGTTCGAAGACATCTTCGGCGGCGCCGGCGGCGGCATGGGAGGGCGCGAGGGACCCGACCGCGGGCTCGACCTGGAGACCGAGGTCGAACTGACCCTCGAACAGGTCGCTACCGGCGTCGATCACACGATCGAGTTCGAACGCGTGGACCTGTGCGAATCCTGCCACGGCACGCGAAGCACGCCCGAGCACCCACCCGACAAGTGCGGCGCCTGCGGCGGTTACGGCCGCCAGCAACAGCAGGTCCGCAGCATCTTCGGCGTGTCGGTTCGGATCGTGCCCTGCCGCAAGTGCCAGGGCACTGGCGTGATCGTGACGGACCCGTGCAAGAAATGCCGCGGCAGCGGGCGGGGCAAGAAGCGCCGCGTGCTGACGGTTCACATTCCCGCCGGCGTGCAAGAGGGGCAGATGCTGCGGGTCAGCGGCGAAGGCGAGCCCAACACCACCGGCACGGCCCGGGGCGACCTGCACTGTTACATCCGCGTGCGCGAGCACCCGCTGCTGGACCGGCGCGGGGCCGACCTCGTCTGCCAGGTGCCCATCAGCTTCAGCGTGGCCGCCCTGGGCGGCAAAGTGCAGGTGCCCACGCTGGCCGGACCGGAAGAGGTCGACGTGCCCGCCGGAACGCAGCACGGCGAAGTGCTGACCCTCAAGAACCGCGGCCTGCCCACCCCCGGCGGGCGAGGCGCCGGCAGCGAGCACGTCGTGCTGCTGCTGGAGGTGCCCACAAAGCTCACCGCCGCCCAGCGCAGCGCCTTGCAGGAATACGCCCACGTCGAGGCCGGCGACGCGATGAAAAACCGGAAGGGATTCCTGGATAAGCTTAAACATTACTTCGACCGCGAAAGACGATGATCGTACTCGTCGTCGTCCTCGTCCTCGTCGTCGGTTTTTTCCCTGATTTGAAAAACCGAGGACGACGACGAGGACGAGGACGATTACGAGGGAGGAAAACCATGAACCAGAACAATGAAAAGTCCAAACTGAACGAGCAGACGTCGCCCGAAGAGGCGGCCGCCCAAACGCCGCTGGAGCCGGTTCCGGCCGAAGTCGCCGACGCCCTTCGCAGCGAGCGCGACGACCTGCTCGGGCGCCTCCAGCGCGTCTCGGCCGACTACGTGAACTACCAGAAGCGCGCCGCCCGCGAGGCCTCCGACGCCCGCGAGTTCGCTAACGCCGACCTGATCAAGAATCTCCTGCCGGTGCTCGACGACATGGAACGGGCCCTGGAGACCGCCAAGGCCAGCCAAGGCGCCGATGATCCGCTCTTCCACGGCCTGGTGCTCGTGCATGACAAGGCCATGGAAGTGCTGGGCAAGTTCGGCGTGCGGCGCATCGAGGCCGCCGGCAAGGAGTTCGATCCGCAGTTGCACCAGGCGCTGCTTCAGGAAGTGCGCGACGACGTGCCGCCGCAGACCGTCTTGACCGAGTTGCAGCGAGGATACACGCTGTCGGGGCGCGTGATCCGCCCTGCCGGAGTGATAACGTCCAAAACACCTTAACCGAGGCGATTCCGTTTTTTCGTCCTCGTCCTCGTCCTCGTCGTCGTCCTCGGTTTTATAGATCGGGGAAAAGGCCGAGGACGAGGACGAACGCTACTGCCAGGAGTTGTTCAACGATGCCGACGTATGACTACCAGTGCCTCAAGTGCGAGCGCACGTTCGAAAAGTTCCAGTCCATCACCGCCAAGCCGGGGGCAACCTGTCCCGGTTGCGGCTCCCGAAAGGTCCGCCGGATGATCGGCACCGGCGGCGGTATCATTTTCAAGGGCAGCGGGTTCTACGCCACCGATTACCGCAGCGAGTCTTACCGCTCCGCGGCCAAGAAAGACGCCCCCGCATCCTCTGGGGACACGGCATCGAAAGACAAACCCGCGGCCGCGGATAAGCCCGCTACGCCAGCGCCCACGCCCAAGCCGGATAAACCCGCCGCGGCGAAGTAGCTCCGTAGCACGGGCGTCCCGCCCGTGAGTAGCACGGGCGTCTCGCCCGTGAGTAGCATGGGCGTCTCGCCCATGCTCCCCGATGCTTCAGGGTCAGAGAGCACGGGCGAGACGCCCGTGCCACACGGCAGGAGCACGGACGAGACGCCCGTGCCACAGCGGATAAATAGTTGAAGCTTGGCTTGAGCCAAGTATAATTCGCCCAAGCCGGTATTTGGGGCTGCTTAAAGAAAGGACATGCAACATGTCTGACGGTCAAAATGAAGTCAGGGCCATCAACTGGCAGGAAGTCTTCGCCTTCTCACACGTATTCAAGAGCTTCCGCATGGCGATCCATCCCAGCAAGTTGCTGCTGGCGTTGGCGGCCGTGACGATCATCTTCCTCGGCGGCCACGTGATGGACTGGATCTGGTCCATTGGCCACGCCAGCGTTCCCGTCGGCGCCATCGAGAGCCGCCGGACGGAATCGGTGGGATATAACGATCGCGTCCGGGCGTGGAAAGCCAACAAGCCCGACAGGGCGGTAGAGTTGTACCGGGTCGCCAACGGCACGACGGTAGTGGACCAGGCCAGGACGCCCCTCAGCGGAGCGTTCCTGACGGCCTTCGAAACCCAGACTCGCGACATTAAGGCCATTGACCTTCCCCCGGGTATACAGGCCGACGCCGAACGCAAGCCCTGGGCGACCCTGCGTGACGCCCGCGAGGCGATGCAGAATCGAGCCGCGGCTGTCAATGCCGCCATCGATCGGGCGTATGAAGAGACCTCTAAGAACATCTCTCAGCCGGACTCGCTGGAGAAGATCGAGACCCAGCGCAGCAACGCCCACCAGGCGGTGTTCGAGTTCAAGCGGACCTTCAACGCCGAGGCCCTTAATCGCGTCGAAGGTCGTGGGATTTTCGCCGAGTTGCTCGAACACACTCGCAGCAGCTTCACCGGCGCCACGATGGCCCTGCTCCGCGGCAACATTCTGGGGGGGCTCCGCGAGTATCAAAATGCACAGCGCGCCAACGACGGCGGAGTGGTCTACAACCTGCTGCTGATGGGCGAGGGTTTTTGCTGGCTGCTGCGAGAGCATTGGATATTCGCCGCCATCTTCCTGCTGCTGAGCCTGGCGGTCTGGTCGCTGCTGGGCGGGGCCATTCACCGCATCGCCGCCCTGCAGGCCGCCCGCGAGGAGAAGATCTCCATCCGCCAGGCCCTGACGTTCTCGATCAACAAGTTCTTCAGCTTCTTCACCGCTCCGCTGATTCCGCTGGTGCTGATCCTGCTCGCCGGCGGCGCGGTAGCCCTGGGCAGCCTCATCACGGGCAACCTCTGGGGCGTCGGGGCCATCCTGATCGGCCTGCTGCTGCTGATCGCCCTGATCGCCGGGCTGGTGATGGCGTTCCTGATCATCGGCCTGGGCGCCGGCTCGGGCCTGATGTACCCCACCGTCGCCGTCGAGGGCTCCGACAGCTTCGACGCCATCAGCCGCAGCTTCTCCTACATCTTCGCCCGCCCATGGCGAACGGGGCTCTACGCCC
This region of Planctomycetaceae bacterium genomic DNA includes:
- the groL gene encoding chaperonin GroEL (60 kDa chaperone family; promotes refolding of misfolded polypeptides especially under stressful conditions; forms two stacked rings of heptamers to form a barrel-shaped 14mer; ends can be capped by GroES; misfolded proteins enter the barrel where they are refolded when GroES binds), whose amino-acid sequence is MAAKKLMLDTDARQALLAGVEKLARAVKSTLGPRGRNAILDKGWGAPTVTKDGVSVAEEIQLSDKNENMGAQLVKEAASKTSDAAGDGTTTATVLTEALFAEGLRNLMAGADAMALARGIRTATAAVLDELASMAKPVDPKSDADIRNVAAISANNDPTIGAMLAEALNKVGRDGVITVEEGKSIETTVDVVEGMQFDRGYLSPHFATDPEAMTAVLEKCLVLIHEDKISNVTKLVPLLEKVAKAKKPMLIIAEDVEGEALATLVVNKLRGIVNVCAVKAPGYGDRRKAMLDDIAILTGAKVISKDLGMDLEKVQLAELGQAKKVTVDNDNTTIIEGAGSTEAIQGRIKQIRAEIETTTSDYDREKLQERLAKLAGGVAQINVGAATESEMKEKKARIEDALHATRAAIEEGLLPGGGVALLRARKVLDKLNAKGDEATGVAIVRRALAEPLRQIVINAGEVAAMVVKKVEAGEGNFGFNADTMKYEDLFKAGVVDPAKVTRSALQNASSVATMLLTTNCCISEIPKDEEPAGPGGHGHPGMGGMGGMGGGMGGMGMGGMGGMGGMGGMM
- the groL gene encoding chaperonin GroEL (60 kDa chaperone family; promotes refolding of misfolded polypeptides especially under stressful conditions; forms two stacked rings of heptamers to form a barrel-shaped 14mer; ends can be capped by GroES; misfolded proteins enter the barrel where they are refolded when GroES binds); translated protein: MAAKQMLYDSDARLAILAGVSKLAAAVKVTLGPTGRNVLLQKSYGSPKVTKDGVTVSKEIDLPNPFENMGAKMANQVASKTSDVAGDGTTTAVVLAEAIMAQGLKNVTAGANPMAVKRGLDLAVAAAVDAIAKQAKPVAGTEDLRKVATVSANWSTEIGNLIAEAFAAVGKDGVITVEEGKGLASELKVVEGMQFDKGYISPYFVTNPTTMECILEDAYILIHEKKISSLPDLVPLLEKIARSGQPLLLIAEDIEGEALAALVVNRLRGVLKVCAVKAPAFGDRRKAILGDLAVVTNGSLISEDLGVKLESIELEQLGQAKRIVIDKDNTTIIEGAGTKKDINARIATIRAQIEKTTSDYDREKLTERLAKLTGGVAVVYAGAATETEMKERKDLIDDAVHATRAASQEGVVPGGGVVFLHCIPAVEAVRAKARGDEKIGVEIVLQALRAPTCQIVNNTGEDGDVVVAEILEKSDNIGYNAGTGEYVDMVKAGIIDPAKVSRTALQNAASVAGLLLTTDLMVTEYDEKSEETIAGAVR
- the groES gene encoding co-chaperone GroES, translating into MAVKPLDDRILVKQSQAEEKTAGGIVLPDAAKEKPQRGTVVATGPGRMLDNGKRGTMGVKKGDEVYYGKYAGTEVKVDGVEYVILKEADVLAVIEK
- a CDS encoding J domain-containing protein, producing the protein MEKRDYYEVLGVPANASAEDVKRAYRKGALKYHPDNFKGEKVEGETRFKELAEAYEVLSDPMKRQRYDRYGHEGLRGAGMHDFSTMGFGDIFSMFEDIFGGAGGGMGGREGPDRGLDLETEVELTLEQVATGVDHTIEFERVDLCESCHGTRSTPEHPPDKCGACGGYGRQQQQVRSIFGVSVRIVPCRKCQGTGVIVTDPCKKCRGSGRGKKRRVLTVHIPAGVQEGQMLRVSGEGEPNTTGTARGDLHCYIRVREHPLLDRRGADLVCQVPISFSVAALGGKVQVPTLAGPEEVDVPAGTQHGEVLTLKNRGLPTPGGRGAGSEHVVLLLEVPTKLTAAQRSALQEYAHVEAGDAMKNRKGFLDKLKHYFDRERR
- a CDS encoding zinc ribbon domain-containing protein translates to MPTYDYQCLKCERTFEKFQSITAKPGATCPGCGSRKVRRMIGTGGGIIFKGSGFYATDYRSESYRSAAKKDAPASSGDTASKDKPAAADKPATPAPTPKPDKPAAAK
- a CDS encoding nucleotide exchange factor GrpE, with the translated sequence MNQNNEKSKLNEQTSPEEAAAQTPLEPVPAEVADALRSERDDLLGRLQRVSADYVNYQKRAAREASDAREFANADLIKNLLPVLDDMERALETAKASQGADDPLFHGLVLVHDKAMEVLGKFGVRRIEAAGKEFDPQLHQALLQEVRDDVPPQTVLTELQRGYTLSGRVIRPAGVITSKTP